From the genome of Miscanthus floridulus cultivar M001 chromosome 10, ASM1932011v1, whole genome shotgun sequence, one region includes:
- the LOC136489733 gene encoding zinc finger protein ZAT5-like, translated as MERGLSKHIHEPSCFDGDDVFLTLSCGSSSSSSSEAAAATPPAQLAPPRVLPLPGRRRRRRGKQASSSFECRTCGREFPTFQALGGHRTSHLRRPATTTKKKPRSSKAVLVHACSACGLGFSTGQALGGHMRWHRGGAGDSTTTTTTEEEVEGCGGPDSGYAMDLARAVVLHERPRSTGSLQLLDLFV; from the coding sequence ATGGAACGCGGCCTTAGTAAGCATATCCATGAACCGTCATGCTTCGACGGCGACGACGTCTTCCTCACTCTGTCGTGCggctcgtcctcatcctcctcctcggagGCAGCAGCAGCCACGCCGCCGGCGCAGCTAGCGCCGCCACGTGTGCTACCTCTACCTGGTCGCCGTCGCCGGCGGCGAGGGAAGCAGGCGTCGTCATCGTTCGAGTGCCGGACGTGTGGGCGGGAGTTCCCGACGTTCCAGGCGCTGGGCGGCCACCGGACCAGCCACCTCAGGCGGCCGGCGACGACGACCAAGAAGAAACCGCGGTCGTCAAAGGCGGTGCTGGTCCACGCGTGCTCGGCGTGTGGGCTGGGCTTCTCCACGGGCCAGGCCCTTGGCGGCCACATGAGATGGCACCGTGGTGGGGCTGGggatagtactactactactactaccgaaGAGGAGGTAGAAGGCTGTGGTGGGCCTGATTCTGGCTATGCTATGGACCTCGCACGGGCCGTCGTGCTACATGAGAGGCCCAGGTCAACGGGCTCCTTGCAGCTGCTCGACTTGTTCGTTTAA